The region CGACCTCAACCGATATTGATAACGGAGCACTGAAGATCGTTATCGTCGGCACATGGCATCACATCGACTTCAGTTCGGCCCCGAGGTTTGAGGGCTGCTTGACACACATTGTCGCAAACGACGGCTCGGTGACGACGAAGCTGTATGACGAGCGCGTGTTCGAATGGGACGAAACGCCCCATCGAATTGGTCATGGCTTCATCACCTCTATGTTTGGCGAACTGGCCGATTTCGCGGAGGACCTGCACGATCTGGCGGATTATCAAGTTTGCAAGTCGCGAGGGCGATACATCGGCACCAGCGGCCTCCCCGCTGTGGGCGGAGTGATATGGACCGCAAATGACGACACACCCGTGCTCTATTCCGCAGCGACGTGCACCGCCGAGGTTGAGTTCGAGGCTGACTATGAAGAAGAGGAATATCTCGCCGGCCAGCCGATCATCGGTGACGGGACCCTTGGCGCAGCGGTCGCCTCGAAGCTGCATGACCTCGACACCGTGCTAGGCTGGTTCCGCGGAAACGATGTGGACAGGTCCTCCCACCGACCACGGAAGCTCAAACTTCGGGAAGCTCCGGACGCGATCGAGGCGATCGGCTATTGGATTCAGGTCCGCTCCGGCGACGACGAACCGAGGTCCGAGTTTCGCCTGTTTGGCGGCGTTCCGGAGTGGAAGCACGAGGTGCTGGAAAAAACAGCCGAAGCGGATACCGACGAATACCTCGGCAACCTTTATGCGAGCGACTGGATTTACGACCCCACACATCAGGAGCCTGATCGCGAAGTACGTCTTCTCGCTCTGGGGCCTCTTCCCACCCTTTCCTCTGAGCCTCTTTGAGACCGATGGGCGCGGACGCCATTGCCGTACGTGCAAACGGGCGCTCAGTCCCGCCCAAGACCAGTCGGCTCCGCCTGACCGGCCCAGCCGAGAAACTTCGGTGCCCTGTCGAACTTCGGCCTGCAAGTGAGGAGACATAAATTTGTATCGTTGAGGCAGTCAGGTAGTCTTTGACAGGTGGCACAAGCTCGGGGTCACATACAACGTACACTTACGCCTGTTACTCGTCATGCGAATCTGAATATAGGTCAACCATCAGGGGTTGAGGTAACGGACTAGATTATGGACAAACTGGATCGCCAAGTTCTCGAACAGCACGCACGTGCGATCGTGCACATGCGAGAGCGGCATGCCACGAAAGCACTAGGCCTTGTTCTCGGCGCTGGAGTGAGCAAGCCCGTCGGCTTTCCTGCGTGGGAAGAGCTGGTACAGAAGATAGCCAATTCCGATAAGGTGAAGGGGGCCCACCTCCTTGCAGCGACAGACGGCGTTTCAGCGACGGCCAAAACGCAGATGCTGCTCCACCATTACCGGACGAAACGTCTCGATGAAATGTCGTGTCAGCCGAACGCAAAGACGCTGCGCAAGGTCCATGGTGAATGGAGGCGGATCGTACAGGAGGCTCTGTATGATGGTGTGCCTAAAACCGCCGAGCTGCTCAAGGAGAAGCATCCTTATCTGAAGGACCTCATACCGATCATTGCGTCGTCGCCGATGACTGTCACCTACAATTTCGACGATATGGTCGAGCGGCTGGTTCAGCATGAGGTCGGCTCGACCTATGGGAGACCGTTTGAGACCATCTGGGATGTAGCTCTGCAGCCTAAGAGAGACACCGCGGTGATCTATCATCCGAATGGCTACCTCCCGAGCAATATCCTCGAGCACCCTAGCGAAAACCTGGTCTTTTCCGAAGACGAGTTTGCCGACCAGCTGATAGAGAGCATGGCTGGACATCACGCATCGCTGCTGCACCATATCTCCCGCTCGACGTGCTTGTTCGTGGGCCTATCACTCGTCGACGAAACACTGCGCCACCTTCTCCGGCAGAGCGCACGGGTGAACCCTGGGAACTTTCACTACTACATTCAATGGCGGGAAGCTGGAGCAGCGAGAAACCACGATAGCGAACGTGCAATAAGAGAAGCAAATTTCGAGGTTTACAATCTCATCACGCTATTCCTCGATGACTCGGAGATCGCTGCGCTCGGTCGCTTGATCACCATACGAGACGGTGACCTCGTGCATGTGGCTGAAGAGGAAGGTATAGACCTCAGGTATGTCTACTATCTCACTGGAGCGATAGGTGCGGGCAAGACGACCACCCTCTCCTATCTGGCTTCTCTGGAGACCTACGAGGAATGGACGGAGCCGAGACACAGCCTCCTCGCCAAATCGTGGACGGACCTAACCCCTGACCAACGCGAGGAGGTCGACAGATGGATACTTTCTCAGTTCGCAAAAAAGAACCTGGCTCTCCTCGATCGCAAGCACGGGGTGATCGTCGTCGATCGTCCGCCACTTGACCCTCTCTCGTTCGCGCTGCCATCAGATATCGCGGCGAAAGCGCAGGCCATGATTGAAGGCATCAGCCCGGGAAAGTCGAATAGGCGCGTGGTCGACGGTCAGGTCGTGATGCTGAGCGGAGAGCCGAGAGAACTCGAGGCTCGCGTGATCAGCCGCCACAAGGAAAGCGGTGCGGATGTCATCGAAGAGCTCCAGGAAAGCCTGAGGAAAATCTACGGAGTGAAAGAGGAGATCGACACGTCTGGAAGCTCCATTCATGACGTAGTCAAATCCGTTGCGAAGAAAATCCACCTGCAAGCATACTGCCCCGACGACTTGAACAAGCGTCTACACGATCTTGCGGACGGCGGGGCGCTATGACCAGACCGCTCGTCTACGTTGCCGCTCCTCTTTTCAACTCTGGGGAAAGGCAGCTGAACTTGGCAATCAGGGACCGCCTCCAGCCCCACGCGGATGTGTATCTACCTCAACTGGACGGTGCTCTCCTCGAAGACAAGGTTCGAGCTGGCCTTGCCCCCCAAGAGGCCGCCGAAGCAATCTTCGAAGATGATTGCGATGCCGTCAGGAGGTCAGATGCGCTGTTGATCGTTCTCAACGGTCGGGCGATCGATGAGGGCGCGGCTTTTGAACTCGGCATGGCCTGGGCCTTAGGCAAGCATTGCGTCGGCTTCAAGGATGATCCACGGCAACTGCTTGCTACTGGTGAAAACCCAATGATTTCCCAGTCCCTGAGGACGATATTCAAGGACTTGGGTCAGGTGGAAAATTGGGCGCAGACCTTGCTCAAGGGAACAGGCTTGCGCGACCCGATGTAAGGATTAGATGTTATTGGCTTCCCGCAGCAGCGGGGAGCCCGCATCTCGCTGTCCAACATTGCCGACCCGAACTATTTTGCGAAATCCCATCCGAGGGGCTTGAGCGTCGCAAAAATTCAGATGACCATGGATTTATCAACTCGTTGGGACATGCGACCCAACTCAAGGAAACTCAGATATCCATGCATTATCAACCTGTTCGCGGGAACGCGGAGGCTATCGGTCTCTGCGAAATCCACACGGCCGACTGCGTCGAGATACTCTCCGAAATCCCGGACGGATCAATCGATCTTATTGTTACGAGTCCGCCCTACAACGTCGGCAAACCGTATGAAACGCGCTCGGTGCTAGACACCTACGTCGACTTTCAGACGACAGTCATCAACGAATGCTATCGTGTCCTCAGCGCAAACGGTTCGATCTGCTGGCAAGTGGGAAACTGGGTCGACGCCTCCGAAATCATCCCGCTCGACAGTATCTTCATTCCCATCTTCCGCCGCCTCGGCATGAAGATCAGAAGCAGGGTGGTCTGGACCTTCGGTCACGGGCTGCACTGCACAAAGCGTTTCTCCGGGCGACACGAAACCATCGTCTGGGCAATCAAGTCCGACCAGTACCATTTCGACCTGAATAGCGTTCGCGTCCCTCAGAAATACCCCAACAAGCGCCACTACAAGGGCCCGAACATAGGTCAGCTCAGCGGGAACCCGCTCGGGAAGAACCCCGGCGACGTCTGGGAGATCTCCAACGTAAAGAATCGGCATCCCGAAAAGACCAGTCATCCGTGTCAGTTCCCGGAAGAGCTCGTCGAGCGCCTTGTCCTGGCTCTTTCCAAACCATATCAGACAGTCCTCGATCCATTCGCGGGATCGGGCACCGTCGGTGCGGTCTGTAATCGGCTTGACCGAAGATCGGTCCTCATCGAGCGATCGCCGGAATATGTCGATATCATTCGCGATCGCCTCGACGGATCGAAGCCGCAAGCTCGCACGCAGGTGAGCGGCGAAATAGCTCTCGATCCGTCCATCGACGATCTGTTCTCGGTCGATCAGACATCCACGATAAATCCGGGATCGAACCCTGTCCCCTCGCCCGGATACCCTCTTGCGTTCGAGACGATCCTTGTCGAGCCGACCATGTAGTCGTTTCGATGGTGAATGTGCCCGTGCACCCACAATGTCGGTGCCGTCTCGCAAATGAGGTCTTCCAAATTCGACGCGTAGCAAGCCGAAAGCGGATCGTGGCGGAACCAACTGGCGACGGAATGCGGCGACGGCGCGTGGTGCGTCACGACAACCGTCGTTTGACCGACGCGTTTCCGTAGTTCCGCCGCGATGAAATCCTTCGTCTCGACGTGCTTGCGGTAGGCGTCTATCGGCTTGAACTTCTTAAACGGCAACTTCGACAGTTTGATCTTTTTGTAGTCGTTCATCCCGCTTAGCGCATACGACATCGCTACTTGGGGATTACGGCCGAACAACCCAAAATCGGACCACAAAGTACCGCCGACGAAAGCGACGCCGTCTATTTCCACCGCAGCGTTCTCAAGAAAATGGAGGTTTTGAAAGCCAGCCGCCTGCTCGACCTCGCGCAGACCGTCAATGATGGACGAACTGTAGAACTCGTGGTTGCCCGCCACGAACACGACCGGAACTCTCCGAGCGACGTTCTCGGCGAGCCACCTCATGCTGGGGGTTACACCTCGCGTCAAAACATCGCCCGCGCACACCACCACGTCCACGTCCTTCGGCGGATCGGTTTCAAACGGAACACCGAATTCAAGATGCAGGTCGGAAAACACCCATATCTTCATTCTTTCACCCTGGGATCACCGCGTGTGCAGCAGGCGGCGCACGAGCCCATTGCGTTCTGGCCACCACCGCAAGAAATGGACATCCTGCAGTCCTTGACCTCACATCCGAGCTTCCGAGGAATGACAATCGTGCCGAACTCCATACTCATCTGGATCGAGAGAGGGTCCAACTCCAGAAGCAGCGCATGTTTGCTTTCCTCAAAGGAAAGCCATCCATCGCCCATCCTCCATCGTTTCGCAAACAGGTCAGACAACAAACGGCGACTTCGGTCTTGCAGGAAAACCAAGGCTTCATGTCTCGTCGCATCGCGGTGTGCGTAACGCTTTGCGAAGTCCACCAACCCAGCGGCCTCATTGGTGGGCATCTCCGCGATGTCTTTGATTTTAGTCGCGATATCCTCGGGCATGCGCGATATCGCAGCATAGAGCGCCTCGACGTAACGCTTGTCCCTCGTGAAATTCATTCCGGCCTCGTAAGGGTTGTCGCGCCAGAGGATTGTTTCGGCAGCCGCTGTCCAGCTACGATCCGAAATCAATCCCAGGCTTTCAAAGGCCGGAAACGCCTCCGCCCCCAGGTCGGCCTGAGGGCATCCATACCCGGCCCGAATGTTCGCTCGCGGAAACCCCGACGATCGCTTTCCGAGGCCCGTTCGACCACGCCGCCGATATCTCAGTAGTCCCGACTGGCTAGCCGCCCAGACCACGGCTGTCGCTATGTCGTCCCACCGCGGAAGTTTCGCTGGCAGTGCAGGATCGGAGACGGGCTGCGCACCGCCGTCGACAACGATGGCCTGGCCCAGCGTTGCCATAGCCTGGCATGCTACCTCGTGAGCGGCGATAGAGAGATGTTCCCAGTCGCCGTTCGGAGCGCGCGGGAGCGTGAACCGGAAGAACTCGATTGCGGGAACTGACCAGTCGGTCGAAGTCCGGGGATGCCTTTCGGTCTGTTCGGTCTGCTTGCCAACAATGATCCGGCGGCCCAGCGGCTGAAACCCGATCTCGTCGAGCGCCTCCCCCAGCGAACCCGGCAAAGCAGTCTGTACTTTCTCGCCTTCCGCGGGCGACCGCGATCGTTTTGCCATGATATCCGCCCTTCCCTACAGCATGCGATGGAGCCAGGCTTCCCGCGGGTCAGACTTCGATCACGAAACCTCGGTCGAATTGCCGATAGCACTCTTCCCGGGAATACCCTCTCGGATTGGCGATCACTCGCGTGTCGTTGAACGTGTAATCGACGAAGTGATGGACGTGCCCGTGTATCCAAAGAATTGGACCGCCAGGTGCCATCAAGTCATCGAGGTTCGATGCGAACGCCGTCGTCAGCAGGTCGGTCCGATATTTCTTTTCGACCGAGAGCATGCTGGGAGCATGATGTGTCACGAAGACAACTTTACGATCTCGATAGTTCGCGAGAACACCCTCCAGAAAACGGCGGCTTTCCTGGTGGATTTTCAGTGAATGTATCGGCCTGAAGCGCTGCGACGGCTCTTCACCGAAGGCGATCAGCCGGAAATCGTTCATCGTGTCGGCGGCGGTTTGCATTCCCTTTTGCGACCACTCCGGTCCGAACAGGTCGAAATCTGTCCAGAGCGTTGCGCCGGCGAAAACAACCCCGTTGATTTCCACGCAGCCGTTCTCGAGATAGTAGAGGTCTCCCCTGGTATCGTAGCGGGTTGCGGCGATGTGGCCCTGCACGATCCCGCTGTGATAGAATTCGTGGTTGCCCGCGACGAAAACGACCGGCATGTGGGCGGCGATGCGGTCGTCGAGCCAACGGAGGCTCGGAACGACACCCCGAGTGAAAATATCGCCAGCGACGACGCAGACGTCGGCCTCCGGAGTATCGAGTTTGGCAAGCTCGCTCATGTCCAGGTGCAGGTCGGACAGAATCCATAGCTTCATCAGTTTACCCTCTCCAGTCGTGGTTGCCGCGCACTTGTGTCGTCGCGGTTCTCCTCCGCGAATTCCGTCGCGGCGACGACCACGAAGGCTGCCGACTTCAAAAATTCCGAGACCTCCGTCCCGGTCAGCGTTTTTCGGACGGTGAGCTCGGCCGCGAGCGCCTCGATCGCCGGCCGATTTTCAGCGATGATCCTTCGCGTCTCGCGCATCCGGGATGCCAGCAATCGGTCCACTCGCGCCCATAAGTGCGGGCTTCTCAGCCGTAACCTCGAAAGCTCGTTGTAATCGTACGGGCTGTGCTCGACGACCAGCGTCTCACCGAAACCGAGAACGCCCTCGACAAGGGTGGCCAGATACGTTGCTTTGTTGATGTCCGCATCCGGATGGCCGGACGCGCCATCGCCATGCTCGCCCACGAGCTCGATCTCTGCGGCCATTCCCGCCAAAGCGACGCATATGTCCCCGTGATAGGATCGGGCGGTGCGGCGGAGACCCGCGTTTTCAAGGCGGACGGTTCCCAATTCGAGGCCTTGACCAGCGTCCACCCGATAGCGGTCCACGATCCTGATGCTTTCGATAGTCCGGCCGAAAGCAAGGGCAACAATGGCATGTCCGACCTCGTGGATCGACAGGATTGCCAGTCGGTCCGGAGGAACGATCCGCGTCTCCGGCAGGCACGCTAGTAAATCGTCGGCAACAACTGCCCGGTTCAAGCCTCTTGCTCGACGCCGGCTTTCTCTTGCCAGTTGCTCGAGCTCCGCGCCGGACATCCCTTCCGTCTCGTCTGTCACTCGCGTCTCTAGCGAGCTCGGGATGACCGCCGGTATGTACTGCCGCAAGATGGCAAGCCGGGACGTTGCGTCCGGAAGCGGAAGTGCGATGTGCCGATCAAACCTCCCTGGTCGAAGGACCGCGGGGTCTATCAAACCGGGATGGTTCGTGGTGCCGATGACGATAACACCCGATCTCTGGGTCGCTCCGTCCAGGCACTCGAGAAAGCCGTTTACGACCTGGCGGGTATAAGTCCGCGAGTGGCTATCCTCGATCGCCCGCGACTCGAAGCTGTCGAGCTCGTCGACGAGCAATATGGCTGGTGCCGCGGCTTTCGCCATTTCAAAGGCTTCGCGCATCGCGGCAAGCATCTCCCCTTGATGCCCCGCGCTTTGCCATCGCGCGTAGGAGCCGTGAATCAGCGGCACGCCACAAGTGGTCGCAAGAGCCTCGGCGAACCTGGTCTTCCCGACACCGGATGGACCGGACAGCAACAGTCCAGGCTCGACGTCCGTCCACGCGATCTCGCCACGTCGATAGCGAGCAAGGTCGCGGGCTAATTCAAGACCCCAGAGTTTGGCCTGTCCGTAACCGTGGAGTTCCTCCAGGCGGATTGACTTCGTTCTATCTGCCGCGGCTTGTCGCTTCTCATCCATTTCCCTCAACAGTCGCAGCGACCGCTCGACCGGCCGCCCGCTCCGAAACGCCACCAAGACATCGTCAAGTGGTTGTTTGGCGACGAATTGTGCGTCTCTAAACGAGACCTTGGTCGCAAACGCTCGGTAAATCGCGGCCTTCACAATGCGTGGGTCAAGCTCGTCGATAACATGATACACGTCGGCGAATTCTCGAATTTGATAGGGGACCTGCTTCTCGTCCCGGAATATCAACACGAGCGCTTTGGGCTCCTGAGCCCGGGCCAACAAGGCTCGTTGCTTTTTCGGTTCCGTGATCTGTTCCACGACCGCATTGCGGCCGCCCGGGAAACTTCCGGTTTTCGCTTTACCGTGCAGGAAGGCTTCGCAAGCCGCCTCGATAGCGTCCGCAAATCCTTCGATCGCGACAACGATGGTCGCCAGGAACTTGGCATCCGCCTGATCGCTCCACGGCCTGAGAAGTCGATTGACGATACAGAGCGCCAAGGCGTGCTTTAATGTCGGCAAGCGTTCAACTCCTTTGACGCACGGCAATGCGTTCCGAAACGCATCGGTTGCTAAGAGGGAATCCAGCGATAAAAATTAAGGACGCCGCACCGAAAGGCGGCCGGGCAACCGATCGCTATATTTGCGGATTGGAAGGTGTGCCGAGGCGATACCATCGCGAGAACGTTCGAGCGATCCCGCCTTCGGGATCGAAGTAAAAAAGCTGAGACGAAATGGACGCGTGGCCATCGAAGATATTGGGATGGTCAAATGCGTTTCCCAGAAGGCAGGGCACCTCTCGCCTACCGACTTTCCATTTGTCGATCATTACTGGAATGCTCGGCGGATGCGGAAAGTCAGGTGCCGCCAGATCTGTGACGAGAGACTGCAGCTTCGCGAGCAATGCCCTGCGATCGTCGCCGAGAAAGATACCGTTCTGGGTCGCCATCATGTGTATCTCCGTAATCCAGCATCTGAACCTATCGAGAATCGGCAGTCGACCCCGCTCCGTCGATGTCTTTGATTACATCTTTATTAACGTATTTCAAGTCATTTAAAACGTATTTTACGTCTTTTTTGACTTACCTCGCGATAACCCGTTTCTGCAGGTAATGACGACTTTGTTGACAGGCGATCTGATAAGGGCCGCGCGAGCGCTCATTGGGATGAGTCAAGTGGATCTCGCCAAGAAGGCGGGCATCACCCAGAAGGCGTTGAGCGATTTCGAGTTAGGGAAACAACAGATCACCGCGAGAGCCAACGAGAAGCTCCGCCGGGTCTTTGATGAACAGAAAATCCAGTTTATCGCGGCGAACGTCGAATCCAGCCACCTCGAGGGGGCCGGCGTGCGGTGGAAACCGTCGAAGCCGAATTCCGGGATAAAGACTATATAGACCGCGAGCCTGCAGTCCGGCTGACTGATCGCCAATCGAGGCCATCACGCATTGAACACTGCGGCCCAGCGCGCGCTTTTGGTTCATTCCAAGCAATCTGCTTTACTCAATTCGCTTGGCAGGAACGGCCGAGTTACACCGCTACCGGCGCTTCGATCGCCGGATGGGGGTCGTATCCCGCTACTTCGAAATCTTCGATCTTGTAATCGTCGATGCTGGCCGGCTTGCGGGTGAGCGTTAGAGTTGGGAACGGTCTGGGCTCCCGAGATAGTAGCGTCTCGGCCATCTCCATGTGATCGAGATATAGGTGCACATCGCCGCCTACCCAAATGAGTTCCGATGGCGTCATGTCGACTTGCTGCGCGACCATGGCCAACAGCGCCGCCTGCTGGCAGATGTTGAACGGATTCCCAAGCCCGATATCGCAGGACCGCTGATTGACCATCAGCGAAAGCTTCGGGGGTTCCTCCCGCCCCAAGCCGGACGCGTAAAACTGATACGTCATGTGGCACGGGGGCAAAGCCATCGTACCGAGCTCCGGCACATTCCAGGCGTGGAACAGCATTCGTCGACTGCTGGGATTTGCTTTCAGGGTGGCGATGACTTCGGCCACCTGATCGTATTCCTTACCGTCAGCACCGAGCCAACGTCGCCATTGCTTCCCGTAAACGGGACCGAGGTCTCCCCACTTCGACGCGAACTCATCGTCCGCGACGATGCGCGCCTCGAAATCCTCCTGTGAAATTTCCTCGCCGGTTGCTTTCCGATATGCCGCCAGCGGCCAGTCCGTCCAAATCCGGACGTTCTCCCGCAGAAGCGACTGGATATTCGTCTGCCCGGTCAGGAACCACAGCATTTCCTTCACCGCGGTTTTCCAGAAAACGCGCTTCGTGGTGTAAACCGGAAACGCGCCGCCTGACATATCGAACCGCATCATGGCTCCGACCGTCGAAAGGGTGCCCGTCCCCGTGCGGTCCATACGGCGATCACCCTTATGAATCAGATGGTTAATCAGATCCAGATACTGCTGCTCGGGGTGATTTGTCATCGCGTTGGTCTCCGACCTTCGACATGTCATTCATTCACTCACTTAGACGGAAAATGTTTACCGTCGCTGCCATTTTGGTCAATGATATGAGAGGCTTGGCCGAATTTTCTTCAAAATAATGCCGGGAAAGAAGGGCACGCCGAGGAAGATGTCGGCCGAGCGCTGATAGAGCTGGCAGGAAAGCTTGCCGTCGGCGACATAGAACTGGAACAGGCAATGGCAGGGCGGCAGCGCCATCTCGTCGACCTCGGCCGGATTCCAGGCCGAGACGATGTGGCGGCGTGAATTCGGGTTGTTAACGATGCCTTTGACGAGATTGGCGATCTGGTCGATATGGCCGCCGTCCGGCGCCGGCCAGGAGCGCCACTGGGCGCCGTAGACCGGCCCGAGATCGCCGTTTTCGTCGGCCCACTCATCCCAGATCGAAACGCCGTTCTCCTTGAGATAGCGGATATTCGTCTCGCCCTTCAGGAACCATAAAAGCTCATGGATGATCGAGCGCAGATGCAGCTTCTTCGTGGTCAGCACCGGAAAGCCTTCCTGCAGGTCGAAGCGCATCTGGTAGCCGAAGACCGAGCGTGTGCCGGTGCCGGTGCGGTCGCCCCGGTCGGAGCCCTTTTCTATCACATGGTTGAGGAGATCGAGATATTGCTTCATGTCGCGCTGATTCCGTTTCGGCCAATTTAAGCCGCCGGCAGCAGGAAACCAATCACCGCCGGGCATTTTCCCAAAAAGTTTCTGATGCGGTGCATAACGCTTTTATGACGTTGGCCCTTTCCTTGGGCTGAGGAAACCACTATATCAACTCTGCCGGCTTTCGGGCCGGCTATGGCGATAAACGAGCGGTGTAATAAACCTATTGGACCCGGGGGCGGTACCCGGCGCCTCCACCAAAAACCGGCGGGGTTGAAGGCCGGCTTTTGATGGGGGCGAAACAGGATCGACAAGGGTGTAAAGATCGTCTTTTTGCTCGGCATTGTACCGCCGTTATCGGGCTAAAATTGTAGTTGCAAACGACAACTATGCGGAAGCTCGTCTCGCTGCTTAATCGCGGTGTGACACTTCAATCAAAGCCCTAGTGGTTCGCACCTCTAGGCGGGGTCCGAAGGCACCTGGCAACAGAAGCCTTCACCTTCTCCCTGCCGCCGAAATCATGTATGCTGCTGAAAAACGTGACTCGGCTCCGGTCTTTCCCAAGGCGCCCGGACGTGGCATATAACCTTGTGAAAAGACTTCCGAACCGACGAAAGACAGGAAAAGCATGGGGCAGGATCATATCCGCTACGACATTCTGGCACAGGATGCACTTCGCGGCGTCATCCGCAAGGTTTTGGCGGAAGTCGGAGCGACGGGCCGTCTGCCCGGCGACCATCACTTCTTCATCACCTTCCTCACGGGTGCTGCCGGCGTGCGCATCTCCCAGCACCTGAAGTCGAAATATCCCGAGCAGATGACCATTGTCATCCAGCATCAGTTTTGGGACCTGAAGATCACCGAAACGCATTTCGAGATCGGTCTTTCCTTCTCCGACGTTCCGGAAAAGCTGGTGATCCCGTTCAATGCGATCCGCGGCTTTTACGATCCCTCCGTCAATTTCGAGCTCGAATTCGACGTGCCGCTCGCCGATGGCGAGGAAGCACCGTCCGGCGAGATTACCGCCTATCCCGTCGACGCGGCTGGAAAGCCGGATGAGGCCGCGGGCGCAAAACCCGCCGACGGTGAAGAGAAGAAGCCGGGCTCGGTCGTCTCGCTCGACTCCTTCCGCAAGAAGCAGTGATTTCAAAGGGAGGCCAGGCCTCCCTTTTTCATAAGGATATAGGCCCCGCATGAGCGCCGAAATCGTCAATCTGCGCCAGTTCCGCAAGCAGCAGGTCCGCTCCGAAAAGGAGGCGCAGGCCGAGCAGAACCGCATTTCCTTCGGTCGCACCAAAGCTGAAAAGCAGCTCACCCGCAGCCTGAACGAGAAGGCTGACAAGGCCCATCGGGCCGGCCGGATCGAGACGGATGACGACGGAGCCTGACACCTTCATGCAGAGCGTGAGCAGCCGGAATCGATTCCAAGATCAGCCACTTATGCGGTTTTACTGAATCAATCCGCGAGAACCAAACCGAGATGCCGCTTCATGATCCGCAAGCATTCGGCGACATTACACGGCCATCGCACCAGTTTTTCGCTCGAAGACGAGTTCTGGGCTGAGCTCAAAACGATCG is a window of Rhizobium sp. N324 DNA encoding:
- a CDS encoding metallophosphoesterase → MKIWVFSDLHLEFGVPFETDPPKDVDVVVCAGDVLTRGVTPSMRWLAENVARRVPVVFVAGNHEFYSSSIIDGLREVEQAAGFQNLHFLENAAVEIDGVAFVGGTLWSDFGLFGRNPQVAMSYALSGMNDYKKIKLSKLPFKKFKPIDAYRKHVETKDFIAAELRKRVGQTTVVVTHHAPSPHSVASWFRHDPLSACYASNLEDLICETAPTLWVHGHIHHRNDYMVGSTRIVSNARGYPGEGTGFDPGFIVDV
- a CDS encoding helix-turn-helix domain-containing protein, which gives rise to MDLAKKAGITQKALSDFELGKQQITARANEKLRRVFDEQKIQFIAANVESSHLEGAGVRWKPSKPNSGIKTI
- a CDS encoding nucleoside 2-deoxyribosyltransferase — translated: MTRPLVYVAAPLFNSGERQLNLAIRDRLQPHADVYLPQLDGALLEDKVRAGLAPQEAAEAIFEDDCDAVRRSDALLIVLNGRAIDEGAAFELGMAWALGKHCVGFKDDPRQLLATGENPMISQSLRTIFKDLGQVENWAQTLLKGTGLRDPM
- the thyA gene encoding thymidylate synthase — encoded protein: MTNHPEQQYLDLINHLIHKGDRRMDRTGTGTLSTVGAMMRFDMSGGAFPVYTTKRVFWKTAVKEMLWFLTGQTNIQSLLRENVRIWTDWPLAAYRKATGEEISQEDFEARIVADDEFASKWGDLGPVYGKQWRRWLGADGKEYDQVAEVIATLKANPSSRRMLFHAWNVPELGTMALPPCHMTYQFYASGLGREEPPKLSLMVNQRSCDIGLGNPFNICQQAALLAMVAQQVDMTPSELIWVGGDVHLYLDHMEMAETLLSREPRPFPTLTLTRKPASIDDYKIEDFEVAGYDPHPAIEAPVAV
- a CDS encoding SIR2 family protein encodes the protein MDKLDRQVLEQHARAIVHMRERHATKALGLVLGAGVSKPVGFPAWEELVQKIANSDKVKGAHLLAATDGVSATAKTQMLLHHYRTKRLDEMSCQPNAKTLRKVHGEWRRIVQEALYDGVPKTAELLKEKHPYLKDLIPIIASSPMTVTYNFDDMVERLVQHEVGSTYGRPFETIWDVALQPKRDTAVIYHPNGYLPSNILEHPSENLVFSEDEFADQLIESMAGHHASLLHHISRSTCLFVGLSLVDETLRHLLRQSARVNPGNFHYYIQWREAGAARNHDSERAIREANFEVYNLITLFLDDSEIAALGRLITIRDGDLVHVAEEEGIDLRYVYYLTGAIGAGKTTTLSYLASLETYEEWTEPRHSLLAKSWTDLTPDQREEVDRWILSQFAKKNLALLDRKHGVIVVDRPPLDPLSFALPSDIAAKAQAMIEGISPGKSNRRVVDGQVVMLSGEPRELEARVISRHKESGADVIEELQESLRKIYGVKEEIDTSGSSIHDVVKSVAKKIHLQAYCPDDLNKRLHDLADGGAL
- a CDS encoding DUF6634 family protein yields the protein MMATQNGIFLGDDRRALLAKLQSLVTDLAAPDFPHPPSIPVMIDKWKVGRREVPCLLGNAFDHPNIFDGHASISSQLFYFDPEGGIARTFSRWYRLGTPSNPQI
- a CDS encoding metallophosphoesterase translates to MKLWILSDLHLDMSELAKLDTPEADVCVVAGDIFTRGVVPSLRWLDDRIAAHMPVVFVAGNHEFYHSGIVQGHIAATRYDTRGDLYYLENGCVEINGVVFAGATLWTDFDLFGPEWSQKGMQTAADTMNDFRLIAFGEEPSQRFRPIHSLKIHQESRRFLEGVLANYRDRKVVFVTHHAPSMLSVEKKYRTDLLTTAFASNLDDLMAPGGPILWIHGHVHHFVDYTFNDTRVIANPRGYSREECYRQFDRGFVIEV
- a CDS encoding DNA-methyltransferase gives rise to the protein MHYQPVRGNAEAIGLCEIHTADCVEILSEIPDGSIDLIVTSPPYNVGKPYETRSVLDTYVDFQTTVINECYRVLSANGSICWQVGNWVDASEIIPLDSIFIPIFRRLGMKIRSRVVWTFGHGLHCTKRFSGRHETIVWAIKSDQYHFDLNSVRVPQKYPNKRHYKGPNIGQLSGNPLGKNPGDVWEISNVKNRHPEKTSHPCQFPEELVERLVLALSKPYQTVLDPFAGSGTVGAVCNRLDRRSVLIERSPEYVDIIRDRLDGSKPQARTQVSGEIALDPSIDDLFSVDQTSTINPGSNPVPSPGYPLAFETILVEPTM
- a CDS encoding AAA family ATPase, producing the protein MPTLKHALALCIVNRLLRPWSDQADAKFLATIVVAIEGFADAIEAACEAFLHGKAKTGSFPGGRNAVVEQITEPKKQRALLARAQEPKALVLIFRDEKQVPYQIREFADVYHVIDELDPRIVKAAIYRAFATKVSFRDAQFVAKQPLDDVLVAFRSGRPVERSLRLLREMDEKRQAAADRTKSIRLEELHGYGQAKLWGLELARDLARYRRGEIAWTDVEPGLLLSGPSGVGKTRFAEALATTCGVPLIHGSYARWQSAGHQGEMLAAMREAFEMAKAAAPAILLVDELDSFESRAIEDSHSRTYTRQVVNGFLECLDGATQRSGVIVIGTTNHPGLIDPAVLRPGRFDRHIALPLPDATSRLAILRQYIPAVIPSSLETRVTDETEGMSGAELEQLARESRRRARGLNRAVVADDLLACLPETRIVPPDRLAILSIHEVGHAIVALAFGRTIESIRIVDRYRVDAGQGLELGTVRLENAGLRRTARSYHGDICVALAGMAAEIELVGEHGDGASGHPDADINKATYLATLVEGVLGFGETLVVEHSPYDYNELSRLRLRSPHLWARVDRLLASRMRETRRIIAENRPAIEALAAELTVRKTLTGTEVSEFLKSAAFVVVAATEFAEENRDDTSARQPRLERVN